DNA from Brachyspira aalborgi:
GAATTCCAATCGTATTTGCAAATATTATAATAGCTTTTGGATTTATATTATTAGGAATTTTGCCTTTTTATGTAAATCCTTTTACGGCAATATTGATATGTTATTTTCTAAATGCAATCGGCGGCGGATTGACTGAAGTTTTGGTAAGTCCTATAGTGGAAGCGCTTCCAGAAAAACAAAAAGTAAAAGCTATGAATATACTTCATTCTTTTTACTGTTGGGGTTGGATGTTTATAGTAATTTTATCGACTATATATTTTAAAATATTTGGAATAGAAAATTGGAGATATTTATCTATATTTTGGGCTATATTTCCGATAATTTGTTCGATTTTATTTCTAAAAGTTCCAATAAATACTTTAAAATCGGAAGGCAATGAAAATAATTCAATTTCAATTAGAAAATTATTATCCGTTCGTATAGTTTTGGCTTTTGTATTATTAATGATTTGCTCGGGCGCTTCGGAACATGCGGTAGCTCAATGGGTTTCTTTTTTTTCCGAAGTCGGTTTAAATGTAAATAAAACTGTCGGCGATTTATTAGGAGCTTGTATGTTTGCTTTTTGCATGGGAATAGTTAGATTAATTTACGGAATGAAATCGGAAAATATAGATATAAATAAAGCTTTAACAGTTTCGTCAATATTTTGTATGTTTGGTTATTTAATAATAGCATTTAGTCCGCTCGCTTTTTTATCTTTAATAGGTTGCACTATAGTCGGGCTTTCAGTCGGCATAATGTGGCCTTCGGTATTTAGTTTGGCTTCAAAATCTTACCCAAAAGGCGGAACGGCTATGTTTGCGGTTTTAGCTTTAGCGGGCGATGTTGGATGCTCAATAGGACCTGGAATTGTAGGAATAATTTCAAATAATAAAACTATAATAAATAAATTTTCTTATATAATTTCAAATAATGATATTATTCAAATAGGATTAAAAGCGGGAATATTTTTTGCAATAATTTTTCCAATATTGATATTTATAATTTTGTTTATATTAAGAAGAAGTGAAAAGTAAATTTATTTTTAAAAGAAAGTCAAAACTTCAAGTTATTTTTTATATTTTTATATATAGAAAAACTACGCCAAATGTGGACAGCGTCAAAATAGATTTAATTATTATTATAAATTATTAATAAATAAAAACTAAATTTTAATATTGACAAAGAAAATTAAATTATATATTCTTACAATTATAACAAAACTTTTATAAATTAAGGATTTAATTATGTTATTTGATTTAAGTTTAGACAAGTTGAAAGAATATAAAGGCAGCTCAAAAGAGCCAAAAGATTTCGATTCTTTTTGGAAAA
Protein-coding regions in this window:
- a CDS encoding MFS transporter, giving the protein MRFNIKFNYTHTLYASYLCYINQAMVNIFPTLIFIAFQKQFGISIERIAFLISFNFIIQVIVDFLSAKFVDKIGYRIPIVFANIIIAFGFILLGILPFYVNPFTAILICYFLNAIGGGLTEVLVSPIVEALPEKQKVKAMNILHSFYCWGWMFIVILSTIYFKIFGIENWRYLSIFWAIFPIICSILFLKVPINTLKSEGNENNSISIRKLLSVRIVLAFVLLMICSGASEHAVAQWVSFFSEVGLNVNKTVGDLLGACMFAFCMGIVRLIYGMKSENIDINKALTVSSIFCMFGYLIIAFSPLAFLSLIGCTIVGLSVGIMWPSVFSLASKSYPKGGTAMFAVLALAGDVGCSIGPGIVGIISNNKTIINKFSYIISNNDIIQIGLKAGIFFAIIFPILIFIILFILRRSEK